The following is a genomic window from Gammaproteobacteria bacterium.
AGCCACACAAATGCATTCAATCGACATACTGGCAAATTCTGATGCTTGATTCCTCAGTGCGAAGACAAGTGCATGGTTATTTGTCAGACAAGGAACTGGCCTGGTTGGAAAAGCGACTCACCGCACATCCGGAGAAATGGGCGCTGATTGTGTTACACCATCAGCCGGTGCCGGTTGGTAGTCAATGGTTGGATGGCATCGGCTTAAAGAACAGCGCCACGCTATTTGCATTGATTGCCCGGTTTCCGCAAGTCAAAGGTATTTTATGGGGCCATGTACACCAAGAATTCCAACAAAAACTACACGGGTTACGACTGATGGCCACACCATCCACATGCGTTCAGTTCGCCGTGGGCTCATCGGATTTCAAGGCAGGAACGGAAGAGCCTGGCTACCGCACTTTGAAACTCTTCCATGACGGTTCCATTGAAACAGAAGTCCACCGGACTCGCCCCATGGAATTCACGGTGGACTACAGCATCAAAGGCTATTAGGCGGCTTCCCTGTCCGCGTCTTCTTGGCTATGATGGCCATCCATCGATCTGAGAATATTCACAAATGACCGATTACACGGCGAAATCAATCGAAGTTCTCACAGGACTGGAGCCCGTCCGAAAGCGACCAGGGATGTACACCGACACAACGCGCCCCAATCATTTGGCGCAGGAGGTCATTGATAACGCGGTGGACGAGGCCCTGGCAGGCCACTGCCGGACAATTCGAGTGACTTTACACGAAGACAAGAGCATTGAAGTCGAAGACGATGGTCGTGGCATGCCCGTTGATCTTCATCCCGAAGAAAAGCTTCCGGGTGTTGAAGTCATTTTGACCCGGCTTCATGCTGGCGGAAAGTTCTCGAATAAGAATTATCAATTCTCCGGCGGTTTGCACGGTGTCGGCGTGAGCGTCGTCAACGCCCTATCGTCACGACTGGAAGTCTCTATCAAGAGGCAGGGCAAAATCTTTCACATGGCGTTTGCCAATGGGGAAAAGTTAAGCGATCTGAAAGTCATTGGCACGGTCGGCCAGCGAAACACTGGCACTAGTGTACGTTTCTGGCCAGACCCGCAATTTTTTGATTCGCCAAACATTCACGTCAATAAACTGAAACATCTACTGAAAGCCAAAGCGGTATTAT
Proteins encoded in this region:
- a CDS encoding 3',5'-cyclic-AMP phosphodiesterase, which codes for MEEAIYHITHTSPEAVQLLHITDCHLFHDPNGRLLGLNTEHSLKAVLEAAQKVPHDAVLATGDLAQDASAAAYQRLGRFLSRLNRPVFWTAGNHDDPAVMHRHFIGQHIQPHKCIQSTYWQILMLDSSVRRQVHGYLSDKELAWLEKRLTAHPEKWALIVLHHQPVPVGSQWLDGIGLKNSATLFALIARFPQVKGILWGHVHQEFQQKLHGLRLMATPSTCVQFAVGSSDFKAGTEEPGYRTLKLFHDGSIETEVHRTRPMEFTVDYSIKGY